Part of the Dermatophilus congolensis genome is shown below.
GCAGGCGTTGCTGTGGCAGATGGGTCAAGAACAGGTGGTGTGGACGCTGCTTGTTCAGGCGCGCCCACGGCCGGCAGCGTGGTTTGGTCGGTGGTGGGGGTGGTAACTGGCAGGGTGGGGGTAGCCGCCGGTGCTGTGGGGGCGGCATTGATCGGGGTGTTCGTCTCCTGTGTGCCAGTGATGCCAGGCATGGTGGAGGTGGTGGGTGATGATGGTGATGGTGAGGTTTCGGTGATGGCGGGTGTAGCGGTGGTGGCTGCGCCGTTAGCTTCAGACAGTCCAGGAAGCACTCCGGTCACGGGACCAGCAATCGGTGAGGTGTACGCCATGATGGGAGCGTCAGCGCCGGTGAGGGGGGCTGCGCCGATGCTAATCATTGGTTCTTCAATACCGGGTGTGCCCGGTAGAAGTGCTGCTACTCTCCCGGTGACGGTGGGCGTATTCGGGGTTTGTTGGGCGTTATTGAGCCCTTGCTGCAGCGTGTTGTGTTCAGATGCAGTGGGAGTCTGCGCCTGAACAGGTTGGGTGGAGCGCACGGTATTGGGCTGTTCGGTCCCATTCGGCTGTGGGGAAGTGTGAACGTGGCCGGTGTCGGTCTCGGAGTTCTTGACGCCCAGTGGTGAGGAGGTGCGATTTTGGGCTTCGCGAGAGACTCGGCGGGGGGTGTCGGTGGCGCTGCGGAGCGCTTCACCGAAGGCACGGTCGTGGGAGTCGCGCGCGGCCATCCCGGCGCGGGATGACTTACGTAAACGGGTGAGGGCGGCCTCAGCGGCGTTCACCGGCGAGATTTCCAGACGGCTCATCAGGCTCTGCTTCCCTTGAGGTTTGCGGTGATCCTGCGGACATAGTTTTGGGTTTCGGCATAGGGGGGAATGCCGTGATATTTACGGACCGCTCCTGGGCCGGCGTTGTAGGCGGCGAGCGCGAGTTCTACTGTTTTGAAGGTTTTGAGGTGGTCGCGTAGGAGGCGTGCGGCGCCGTCGACGGCTTGGGCTGGGTCGAAGGGGTCGGTGACGCCCAATGCGCGGGCGGTGCCGGGCATGAGTTGCATGAGGCCGCGTGCGCCAGCATGGCTGACCACTGTGGGGTTGAAGCTGCTTTCTTGTTTGGCGACGGCGGCAAGGAGGTCGGCGGAGACTCCGTATTTGTCCTCAGCGGCGAGGAAGAGTTTTTGGTATGCGGCGGGGGCTTGGGCTAGGACGCCGGCGACGGAGCGTGGGGCAGCGAGGGTTTCGGTGCGTGCTGCTTTGAGGGTGGTGACCGGAGGTGTCCAGGCGTCGTTGGGTAGGACTCGGCGGATGGTGGAGAGGTCTTTGTGGAGTTTGGAGATTTTGACGACGTCGCCGGTGTGGGGGGCGTGGAGCATTTTGCCGTTGCCGACGTAGATGCCGACGTGGTGGGCGGGGTCGCCGAAGTAGACGAGGTCGCCGGGTCGGGCGTCTTTGATGCTGTCGATTTTGGTGCCGATGCGTTGTTGGTCGGCAGCGACGCGGGGCAGTTTGATGCCGTGTTGTTTGTAGACGAGTTGGACCAGGCCGGAGCAGTCGAGGCCGACGTTGGGGTTGGTTCCGCCCCATTTGTAGGGGATGCCTAGGTATTTCTTGGCGGTGGCGATGAGTTTGTCGGCTTTGGTGCTGCCGTCCATGTTGACGGGGGTGTCGGTGACGGCGCCGGTGGTGGGGGTTTCGCCGCGGGCTGCTGCGGCGGCTTTGGCGAAGACGTCTTTGGCGTCGCTTTTGAGGGCAGCTTCGCGGGCGGAGGGGTTGTAGATGAAGGGGCGTTCGACGGTGGCTGCTGCCCTGTTTTTGGCATCGATTTCTGCAGAGCCGGTGATGGGCAGGGCGGTAGCAGTGTTGGCGGGTTTTTTGATTGCCTCCAGGGCGTTGTCCATGGAGGTGGAGAAGGCGGTGCCGGTGGTAGGGGCGGGCATGTTTGACTGGCCGAACATGCTGTTCAGCTGGGCGACTCGTGCCTGTGCTGCGGTGATTCCGCTCACCTCGACGGCCATCATGCTCCCCTCGTGTGCTGCTCGTGTGTGTCGTGCGGTGTTTCTGGGTGGTGTTGGGTTTGTGCGGCGCGGCGTGCTGCCTCGGCGGCGGCCTTGCGGGCACGGACCCCTGCAGTACTCTCTTCGGCTACCTGTTGGTCGGCGGCAAGCATTCGTTCGAAGCGTTCTTCTTTGGCGCGTTCGACGAGGCGTTCGAGGCCTTGGGTGCGTTGTGAGGCTTTGGTGACGTGACCGAGGGCGGTTTGTCTTGTTGTGTCTGCTTTTTCGGCTTCGTAGCTGGCCCACATGATGGATTGGGCAAGGCGTTGGCCGTGGAGTGCTTCGCGCATGAATCCGTTGATGTCGGTCTCACCATGTGATTTGTTCATGGCGTCGCGGTGGGCTTGGCGGGTGGAGTCTAGGCGTGCGAGGGCGGCGCGGTGTTCGGCGTTGGCGGCGGCGAGGGCGGCTTTGGCTTTGTCTTCTTCGATGCGCCGTACGCGCAGGAGGGTGTCGTATGGGGTGGTGAATTTGGGCATGTCACCTCCTGCGGTGGGTGCTGTTGGTGGTGGGGTGTCTGCGCTCTTATCGGCGCGGTTGGTGGTGCTTGTGAGGTGCTTGTTGGGGTTGGGTGGTGCGAAGAAAAGGCCTCGTGCACGGTGGGTGCGACGAGGCCTTTTGTGAGAGGAAAGAGTTGGGGTGCTTATGCGGCGCTGGGGGCGCCTTCCATGAGTTTGTCGTTTTCCATGATGATGGGTTTGGCCAGTCCAAGGTCGGGGTTGTTGAGGTCGTACTGCTTGAACAGGTAGTTGGCTAGTTCGGTTCGGTTGGCGAACATGGTGGTGACGTAGGGCTCTTGGAAGGCGAGTTTTTCGACGAACAGGACACGACCGTCGTTTTGGGGAAAGGCCACGCCTGTGTGTCCGATGAACAGGTCGTCTTTGTCGATGTTGTTGTGCTGGAACACTGAGATGAGGCGGGCTTTGGTGTTTCCGGTGAAGGTGACGCCGCGTTTTTTCCAGGCTGCTTGCACGGTTTCGACGTGGGTTTTTGTTGAGGTTGTGTGGGTGGTGGGGATGGTGGTGAAGATGTTTTTGAAGGCGTTGATGTTTTGTCCGCCGATGAGTGCTGAGGGGTCAGTTTTAAGGGACTCTTCGTCAAGGAATAGGTCGGGGTGGGCGGGTGTGGGTGCTGGGTTTTTTCCGACGGTGATGTGTGGCCCCATGAGTGAGTAGGCCGTGATGCGGCAGTTGTATCCGTGGAAGTTGGGGTGTTTTTTGTTCCATTTTTCTTGGAGGTCGTAGACGTCGTATTTCTTTGTGAAGGGCAGTGGTATGAATGTGCCGCTGAGCTTGACTGGGTGGATTGCTGCGGTGAATTGGTCGGCGTGCTTCAGGAGCACGTCGATACGTTTTTTCTCGACACCGGCGGTGGTCAGGGCTGCCTGAAGTTGGGCTTTGGAGGTGGGACCGGCCAGGTGTGACCAGGTGTGGGTGGCGATCGGTGCGGGGCTGGCGGCTGTGGTTCCGTGGTGGAGGCGGTTGGCCCAAGCGCTTGTGGTTCCTGTTGTCACAGATAGTGCTAACGACATGGCGCTTACTGCTGCCAGAGCGCGGGCGTGCGTGTTTTTCATGTGTCCTCCAATGTCTGCCGCAGGTGCGTTGGCTCGCCTGCTGTAGTTCCCTGCTTTAAGGGAACACCCTTGAGTTCACAAAGAACTCACAGGTTGGGCTTCGATGGAGGTAAGGGCGCCAGGGGTGGTGAGTTATTTCGCGGCGATCGCGGACAGTTGCGCCCAGGACTGGTCGTAGGGGGTGAGGTCTTCCATGTCCTGCACAAGGAAAGAAGAGATCTCTGGGGCTAGTTCGAGAGCTTTATCGACGAGTGGGTTAGTGCCTTTGACATAGGCACCGATATCGATGAGGTCTTTAGCATCTCGCTGCGCGGCCATGAGCTTACGGACGGTTGTGGCAGCTTCACGCTGTTCACGGGTAGTGAGGGCTTTATTGGCACGAGAGATGGACTCCAGCACGTCAATTGCGGGGAAATGTCCTTGAGTAGCGAGTTTGCGGGACAAGACGATGTGCCCATCGAGAATGGAACGCACATTGTCGGCGATGGGGTCGTTGAGGTCATCACCGTCAACAAGAACCGTGTACAAGCCCGTGATAGACCCGGTGGCTGCCATTCCGGCCCGCTCCAGCAATTTGGGCATGATCCCAAAAACACTCGGGGGGTATCCGCGGGTGGCGGGTGGTTCCCCGGATGCCAGCCCGACTTCGCGCTGAGCCATCGCTACACGCGTCACCGAATCCATACACAGGATGACGTCCTGGCCTTGATCCCGGAACCACTCGGCGATACGGGTGGCAGTGGAGGCGGCACGCAAACGCACCAGCGCAGGTTCATCAGAGGTAGCCACCACAACCACCGACCGCGCCAAACCTTCGGGGCCGAGGTCACCTTCAACGAACTCTCTGACTTCACGGCCGCGCTCGCCCACCAAGGCCAGTACACACACTGGCGCTGAAGAGCCCCGAACAATCATCGACAGCAGCGAGGACTTTCCCACACCTGATCCAGCGAAAATGCCTAAACGTTGTCCTTTACCGCATGGGATCAACGTGTCCATTGCGCGCACCCCTAAGGGCATCGGGGTGCCGATCCGTTCCCGGTCCATGGCCGGCGGTGGGCTTCCTTCGGTGGTGACGAGGGTGACATCACTCAGCGGCGGCCCACCATCCATAGGGCGCCCTAACGCATCTACTACCCGCCCTAGCATCCCTGGGCCGACGGGCACTTCCAGCGCGCCACCGGTGGCGATAGCTGGGTTGCCTGCTCGCACCCCACGCAAATCCGAAATCGGCATGCAGGAGGCGTATCCCTCGTGTAAAGCCACAACTTCGGCCATGATCGGGCCATCGTCCCCGAGGATCCGCACGGCCTCCCCTACCGCTAGTTGGAGCCCGGCCACGTCGATAGATAACCCCACCGCACTGACCACGGTGCCGTGCGCGACCGGAGCAGTGGCGCGCAGCATCTGTGCCCGCAAGTCTGCGTAGACGCCCCGATCAAGTAGGTAGGAACGTTCGCTTTCACGCGCTGGGACATCAAGGTTCACGGATGCAGCACCTTCCGTACCGCCGCAACCGCGTCGGCCAACGTCACTGTCACTTCAAGGTTGCGCGCTGTTGCTACGACATCGCCATGAGCAATCGTGTCATCAGCAATAGCTCGCACTCGCCGTTCTTGTGAGACAGATCCGGCGTAGTTGGCCACCAATTCCAGGTCCTGCGGGTTGACTCGTAATGTCACATCGACGTCTCGCGGAATCGAAGCGAGGGCTCGCTGCACCTGATCCACCGCGGCGCACTCCCCCACTGCCAAATGATGTCCTACGAGTTCTTCAGCGATATCGACTGCTAAGTCAGCGACGAGTCCTCGTAGCTCTTCCACCATCGGCATCTGATAGTCCAGAGCATTCTGTACTGCGTTCTCTACCGCGGCGTGGAATTCTTTGAGTCTGGTGCGGTTGGCTTCTGCTTCGGCTTCGGCAGCTGTTTTCATCTTGGTGATCTCGCCGGCCATCATCTCTAGCCCAGCGACCCGGCCATCCTCGAACCCTTGAGTATGTCCTTCTTCATAGCCGCGGCGTCGGCCCTCTTCACGGGCCTCTTCCACGAGCTTATGCATGTGCGGGTCAGTCAGGCGCGGGTCGGCATAGTCAACACCAGCGAACGGGCTCATCACTAAGTCTGAAGAGATCACTGCGCGGCGGGTGTTTTCTTCGGCTTCTTTACCGCGCAGCACGAATCCGCTGCGCCGACCAACCAGCGCTGCCGAGCTTCGTCGGTTCGGCTTAGGCAACGAACTCGTCCCCTCCGCCACGTGCCACCACGATCTCGCCGGCTTCTTCCAGCATGCGGATCTGGCGGATCACCACGGCCTGAGCTTCCTCGACCTGTTTGAGTCGCACTGGTCCCAGGATCGATATCTCATCGGCCAACGACAAGGCAGCCCGCTCGGACATGTTGCGGGTGATTTTCTCGCGCACGTCTTCACGCACACCTTTCAACGCCACAGCAAGATCCTTGGACTCGACCTTGCGCAGCACTACCTGGATGGCGCGGTCGTCCAAGCCAGTGATGTCCTCGAACATGAACATGTGTGCCCGGACCTCTTCGGCTAGGTCGAGGTCGCGTTTCTCTAGGCCGTCGAGGATCATCCGTTCGGTAGTGCGGTCGGACTGGTTGATGATGTCAACCAGTGGCTTAAGGCCACCAACGGTGGTGGAGTCAGCGGCCTGCACCACCGTCGATAGACGCCGTTCCAGGTGAGACTCCACCTGCTTAACGATCTCCGGACTGGTGCGGTCCATGATGGCCAACCGGTGTGCCACTTCAGCCTGTGTTTCTGGCAGCAACCCAGACAAGACAATGGCGGCTTGATCAGCAGGAAGGTAGGCAATGACCAAGGCGATCGTCTGCGGGTGTTCGTCGGCCAAGTAGGTCAGCAACACTTTGGGCTCAACTCGCCGCAAGAACTCGAACGGCATCTCCACCATCGAGGCAGACAGACGCTGCATCACCTCGTTCGCTTTGTCTTGCCCCATCGTGGCGACGAGAACCTCTTCAGCGAACGAAACACCTCCCTGCACGTAATACTTACGGGCCTTGGCGAGCTGCTGAAACTCTTCGAGCACACCGTCCAATGTGTCGACGTCCACGTTTTCTAGACGAGCGATTTCAGCGGTTAATGCCTCCACTTCTGGCTCACGGAGCTGTTTAAGAATCTCAGCGGAGTGTTCTTTACCGAGCTGTACGAGGAGGATCGCGGCCTTACGCAGACCGGACAATTGCGCGGTACTCATGAGGGGCTACTTCCGTTCTGCCATCCACCCGCGCAACAAGCGGGCAACTTCTTCGGGACTGTCCTCGACGAGACCAGAGATCTCTTCGCGTGCGGCGGCCCGCGCAATCGATTGCGGATCCACCGGCGTAGCTTCGACCACAGGAAGTTCGTCGCCGTCGAGGTCGTACGCCGCCGGGTTTCCTTCCAGCTCGCCCATCGCGCCACGGCCTCCGGGCAGCTCGGGCAGCGTAGGAGTGTCGATGCTTTCAGACTCCTCGATCTCCACCTCGCGTTTGCGGGTGCGGGTGGACAGGAACCCAATCAGCAAGGCGAGCAACAGGAGCAACAGCAGACCGATGTTCTTGGCCAGCGCCCACAGATCGTCCATACGTTTCTGCTCTGCAGCTGCGGCATCGGCCTGGGCTTGAGCCTGCGCTGCGGTCTGATCGAAAGGCACCTTTGAGACGGTGATGACATCACCGCGTTGGGGGTTGATGCCTGCTGCGGTGGCCACCAGCTGCTGAATCTGTTGCTGGTTGATAGCCCCGGTGGTGCGCTGATCGAGCATGACCGCCACATTGAGCCTGCTGACCCCGCCGGTAGCTTGGTCGGTGAGGGTACGGCGGGTGCCGTACGGCTGGACCTCTTTAGTGGTGGTCTTCTCCCAGTTTTGGCGACTATTGCCGGCATTCCCGTTGGGGACGGGGATGTTGTCTGGGCCAAGCACTCCCCCGATGGGAGTCTGTCCCGAACCGGTCAAGGTTTCGCGGGAGTTGTCGTTTTGCAACGCTGGTGCGCCGGGCTTGGGCTGGAGGTATTCGTTTGTTTCGACCTTGGAGTTGTCGTAGTTCATGTCGGTGTTGACGGTGGTCGTGGAGTTCCCCACACCGACGGCCTTGTCCAACATTGTTTGGATTTTGGTTTGCAATGCCATGCTCGTGGCTTGCTGTTGGGCTAGTCGGGCTTCGCCAGCGCTGGCACTGAGGGTTCCTTCGGCTGACAACAGACGGCCTTGTGAGTCAGTAACGGTCACGTTGCCTGGGGTCAGCTTCGGCACAGACGCCGACACCAAGTGCACGATCGACTCAACTTGTGAGGCAGAAACAGTCTCGTTTGGTTTGGGCGTCACCAACACTGAGGCGGTGGGGTTAGTTTTCTGCCGAACGAAAACGTCTTCTTTGGGCAGTGCAAGGTGAACTGTTGCCTCTTGGACCGTGTCAATTTTTTGGATCGCTGCAGCCAGTTCACCTTCGGTGGCGCGTTGGATAAGAATGCGCTGCTGCTCGTCAGAGGCGGTGACTGGCGCTTTTTCGACCAAACCATAGCCTTGTGAGGCGTCCGTTTTGCTCGGCAGGTTTTCAGCTGCAAGGTCGAGACGTACTTTGTCGCGTTGGTCTTGCGGCACTTCGAAAGTGTTCCCACTGAGCGTGTATTTCACACCTGCGGAAGTCAGTTTGCTCTGGATAGCGGCAGCGTCTGTGTCACTGACAGGAGTGGTGTAAAGCGGCACCATGGTGGGTTTGCTCACCCACATGAAGAAAACTACGGCTCCAGCTATCGCAACGAGAGTGGCAATGATCGTTACGGCTTTCTGGCCGCGAGTGAAGTCGTTGAACGTCCCCTTGACGCGGGTGACGATGTGTTGGATTTTTTCGTTCTTCACAGCTGCATCCGCATGATCTCGTTGAACGCTTCAAGGCCCTTATTGCGCACGGCAACAGCAAGCTGCGTGGCCACGCCTGCCTCAGCCGCGGCGATGGTGTACTCGTGTACGTCTTTAAGGTCACCGGTGGCTGCGGCGCGGGCCAGCTCGTCGGTGCGCAGGTGCATCGTGTTCAGCTGGTCGATTTTCTGGGCGAGCATTTGACCGAAAGAAGGGCCAGCTACTGAGTCGGGGTCGCGCAAGGCGCTTGGCGTGGCCGGAAGCGTGGCAGAGACGCCGTAGGCCGGGTTGATCCCGAATCCTGGCGTCACACCGAAGCCGACAGATGGAGGGATGGGAGCAATACTCATTTGCCGATTCCGATCGCTGCTTCGTATGTGGTCTTTGCTCGTTCAGCCACCGAGGCGTTGGCCTGGTAGGCGCGTTGAGCCATCATCAGTGAGGCCATTTGGTCAGATAGATCAATGTCAGGTACACGGACTAGGCCGTTGGCATCAGCCAGGGGGTGGTTCGGCATCGAGATGAGCCGACCGTTGGGATCGCCCCACATGTTTCCGGCCACGTAGGTCCCTTTGGGTTCGCCGTAGCTGGCGGCCCTGGCAACGATGAAGCGCTCCTGGAAAGCGGATTCATTTGTGGAGGTGATGTTGTTCATCCCCGCGATGTTGTCTGAAACCGCGTCAATCCATTTACGGTTCGTTGACAACCCTGACGCTGCGATGTTCATCGAATCGAACATGCTCATGTGCGTCTCCCTTCATCGAATCCGTGAGCTGGCGCGGCTCCACGGGCCTGGAGTCTTATCGGCCGTTTCACTGACCAATAGCGTTCTTGATTCCGTTGAATTTGTTGGTGAGCGCTTGGGCGATCAGCTGGGTGTGCAAAACGGTTTCTTGCCCGGCCAGAGTTTCTTCATCGAGATTGACGTTCGAGCCGTTAGCGCGTGTCGGTTCAAGGCTGCGAGCGGTGGCTATCTCGGTCAGGCGGGGGTCTTCACCGTCGGCGAGGGCTTGCCGCAGGCTGGCTTCGAAGTCGACTTTCCCAGCAAGGAATCCGGGGGTATCGACGTTGGCGAGGTTGTCCGAAATCGTGCGCTGCCTCGCTGCCAGGCCCGACATTGCCTGACTCAACGTCCGCACGGTCACGTCGCCGATGAAATCGTTCATCCGCATACCCCCAAAGAAATCCGGTGACGAAGCGCAGGGGCAGCCCGCACATCGCCACGAGTGGTCGCTCTACTGATCGGCTGTGGCTGGGGTTTTCCTTAACCGATTCGACCCACCATTTGGTGTCTCCTTGACCCTGAGGCAGCAACGGATCTGCCCATCAAGCAACCGGTCCCACACCTCTACGCGGTACAACGTGGAGCCGGTCGCCTACAACGGCAACCGGCTCCACAACACTGCTCCCTCACGAGGATGTGTTTAGTCGGGTCGGTACACCGTGGCGCGGCCGATCATTTCGCGCTTCCACGAGTTATCGATATTCATCGTGGTCTCAGCACCACCAAGGAACAGGTACCCATCTGGTTTGATGATTTTCCGCGCTCCCTGGAGGATTTGCCGCTTCATATCCACGTCGAAGTAGATGAGCACGTTTCGCAGAAAGATGATGTCCATCGAGGGCATGGGCGGCAACGGCTCAGACAAGTTCAAGAACTTTGTCTCCACCATTGCCCGCAGCCGCGAGTCGACCTGGTACTGCATACCGTGCCGAGCGAAGTAACGCACCAGAAGCGGCGCCGGCAGACCACGGTTGACCTCAAACTGGTTGTAGATGCCATCACGAGTACGTTTAAGCATCTGCGTATCGATGTCGGTGGCCAGCAGCCGCACCCGCCACGACGGGTCAGCCCCAATCAACTCCTGGATCAGCATTGCAATCGTGTACGGCTCCTGCCCCGAGCTGGAAGCCGCGCACCAAATGTTCAACGTGCGCTCGCGCCCTCGGGAGACGATCAGCTCCGGCAGAATCTGGTTCTGCAGCGCCATGAAGGGGTGTCCGTCGCGGAAGAACGAGGTTTCGTTCGTGGTCATCGCCTCGATCACTTCGTCACGCAGCGGCCCTTTCGGTGCGCTGCGCAACTTACGGATCAAGTCGTCGACGGAGGCATCTCCTCGACTGCGCGCCAGGGTCTGCAGCCGCGACTCAATGAGGTATTCCTTACTGCGGTCCAGCACGATGGCTGAGCGTTCTCGCACCACAGTCGCGATGAAGTCAAGGTCATTTCCGTTAAGTGCCATGAGTCAGCTCCTTGGCCGGGCGGCAGCGGCGCCACGGCCCGCATTAACGCGGGTCATGATCGCCTCGGCCAATTTGTCGAGGGAGTACTGCTGGAGTGGCAGACCGGCGGCAACAGCTGCGCCAGGCATGCCCCAGACCACGGAAGTGGCCTCGTCCTGAACGATCAGTTGCCCACCTGCAGCGAGGATGGGTTCTGCTCCGCGGTAACCGTCATGCCCCATACCTGTCATGATCACGGCCAATACGTTGCCCTTATATGACTCGGCAATAGAGCGGAACATTGGATCTACAGCGGGGCGGCAATAGTTTTCTTGCGGGCCTTGGTCAAGTTCCGCAACGGCACCGGCAGCAGTTTTCTTTATTCGCATATGCCAGTCGCCAGGAGCGATCAGTACCTTGCCTGGTTCGAGGCGTTCACCTTGTTTAGCCTCAACTACCCGCAGTTTGCTACGCGTATCAAGACGTTGGGCGAATAATTCGGTGAAAACGGGCGGCATGTGCTGGGTCACGACAATCGGGACCGGAAAATTGCCTGGCAAAGTCGATATAACGCGGGTCAATGCGTCTGGGCCACCGGTAGAAATACCGATCGCAACCACATCGACAACTCCCGTGGGCTTTACCGCACTCAGGTCAACAGGCGCGGCTCCTTGCGCAGCACCGGGAACTCCCGCGCTAGCCGGGGGACGACCACCGAAAATACCGCGGTTCGGGGGGCCCGCCTCTGGCGGAGCACCTGCCCCGAATGCAGGACGAGCCGTAGGTAAGGCCCGGGGGGCCCGCCCGGTAAGCGACTTGATCTTGGGGATCAGTTCGCTACGAACCGCTTCCATCGACTCGGAGACGGATCCAACATTCGCCGGTTTGGCCACATAGTCACTGGCGCCTCGCTCTAGAGCATCCAGAGTGGCACCAGCACCACGCGCAGTCAGTGTGGAGAACATGATGATTGGGATTTTTGCATCCCGCTTGCGCACTTCGACGAGAGTTTGCAAACCATCCATCACGGGCATCTCAACATCCAATGTCATGATGTCCGGTTTTAGGATCGGTAATTTCTCAAGCGCGTTCTTACCGTTAACGGCTGTACCAACAACTTCGATCTCGTTATCGGTTTTCAACACGTCCGTGATGAGACGCCGCAACACCACTGAGTCATCTGTGACCAGCACTTTAATGGGGGCACTCATCACACGAGCCCCAGCATCGCCAACTTGCCCTCAATGACGTCCGCGGTGAAGGGCTTGATCACATACTCGTGCGCACCAGCGGCGAGCGCTCGAACAATGTTGGCTTGTTCGGCCTCGGTCGTGACCATCATGAGAGTAACGTCACGCCAGTCCCGGTTCTTGCGAACCTCGACGATGAACTCCAGCCCGTTCATCACAGGCATATTCCAGTCGATCAGGCACACATCTGGCAGTGGCCCGCGCGTCATCGCGTCAATGGCTTGCTGACCATCACCGACTGCTTCCACCTCGAATCCGAGGTTGTCCATCGTGCGCGTGAGGATGGTCCTCATCGCACGTGAGTCGTCGATCACAAGAGCTCGCATGCTGGTCCTCGGGGTGCAGAGACCGCTTCCGGTCTAGGGGGTACCGCGTTCAGCGGTTTGTCGGCTAGGAGGGTGGCGCGGTGCGCCAGGTGGCTGGTTGCCCTGGGTGGGGGCAACCAGCGAAGGCAGATCACGCCGTGACCGGCTCTTTCTCGACTGCTTTTTCTGTGTCGAGAACGAGCATCAATTCCCGATCGAGCTTGCATACCCTTGTCACCAGCTCACGGAGGCGGGCTGGGACGGTGTCTGGCGGAGGCTCGAAGCGGTCGACGTCTGGCTCTAAGACGTCGCCGATCTTGTCGACCAGCATGCTCGTCACTGTGTCGTCGGCGGTGCGGACTACCACGTTGGTGGTTTCCTCACCTGGTTCGCGTGGCGGTAGCCCCATGCGTTCGCGTAGGTCGACCGTGATCACAATCTGTCCGCGTAGGTTGATCAGGCCTGAGACTTCTTTAGGGGCCAGGGGGACGCGGGTGAGTTGTTGCTCGCGGAGCACTTCTTTGACCGTGTCGACGGGGATACCGAAGAGGTGACCGCCGAGGCGGAATGTGCAGTATTGGTTGCTCATCAGAAGCCTCCTGCGTAGGCGCCGAGATCGTCTGGTTCGGGGGCGACCATCCCGGCCAGGGCGGTGTCGATGTTGAGTAGCTCGGTGACGTGCTCGTCAACGACGGCCGATCCGAGGTTGCCGCCGGTGTCAAGGTGGGTGCGGATGGCCAGTTCGTCTTCGACGATGTCGAGTACTTGGTCGACGACGAAGCCGAACAGTTGCCCGTGGTACTGGCACACGACGACCTGTAGAGGTTTGTCTGCGTCGACTTGGTCGTAGCTGCCGTAGTCGTCGGCTAGGCGCAGTAGCGGCAGGATGACACCGCGATACTGGACTACTTGGTTCTGGCCAACTGTTTCGATGCGAGAGATGGGGAACTCCTCGAGTCGCTCGACTACCTTCAGCGGCAATGCAACTCGACGTCCCGTGGAGAGGCGCACCACCAGCAGGCTGGCGGAATCCTTTGCATCTCTGGCGCGGGCTTCTTCCAGAGCACTGTTGAACTCTGAACCTTCGGAAATCATGCCCGAAGCGTTCGCTAAGGCCATCGTGTCCAGAAT
Proteins encoded:
- a CDS encoding FliH/SctL family protein; protein product: MPKPNRRSSAALVGRRSGFVLRGKEAEENTRRAVISSDLVMSPFAGVDYADPRLTDPHMHKLVEEAREEGRRRGYEEGHTQGFEDGRVAGLEMMAGEITKMKTAAEAEAEANRTRLKEFHAAVENAVQNALDYQMPMVEELRGLVADLAVDIAEELVGHHLAVGECAAVDQVQRALASIPRDVDVTLRVNPQDLELVANYAGSVSQERRVRAIADDTIAHGDVVATARNLEVTVTLADAVAAVRKVLHP
- a CDS encoding DUF4300 family protein; the protein is MKNTHARALAAVSAMSLALSVTTGTTSAWANRLHHGTTAASPAPIATHTWSHLAGPTSKAQLQAALTTAGVEKKRIDVLLKHADQFTAAIHPVKLSGTFIPLPFTKKYDVYDLQEKWNKKHPNFHGYNCRITAYSLMGPHITVGKNPAPTPAHPDLFLDEESLKTDPSALIGGQNINAFKNIFTTIPTTHTTSTKTHVETVQAAWKKRGVTFTGNTKARLISVFQHNNIDKDDLFIGHTGVAFPQNDGRVLFVEKLAFQEPYVTTMFANRTELANYLFKQYDLNNPDLGLAKPIIMENDKLMEGAPSAA
- the fliF gene encoding flagellar basal-body MS-ring/collar protein FliF produces the protein MKNEKIQHIVTRVKGTFNDFTRGQKAVTIIATLVAIAGAVVFFMWVSKPTMVPLYTTPVSDTDAAAIQSKLTSAGVKYTLSGNTFEVPQDQRDKVRLDLAAENLPSKTDASQGYGLVEKAPVTASDEQQRILIQRATEGELAAAIQKIDTVQEATVHLALPKEDVFVRQKTNPTASVLVTPKPNETVSASQVESIVHLVSASVPKLTPGNVTVTDSQGRLLSAEGTLSASAGEARLAQQQATSMALQTKIQTMLDKAVGVGNSTTTVNTDMNYDNSKVETNEYLQPKPGAPALQNDNSRETLTGSGQTPIGGVLGPDNIPVPNGNAGNSRQNWEKTTTKEVQPYGTRRTLTDQATGGVSRLNVAVMLDQRTTGAINQQQIQQLVATAAGINPQRGDVITVSKVPFDQTAAQAQAQADAAAAEQKRMDDLWALAKNIGLLLLLLLALLIGFLSTRTRKREVEIEESESIDTPTLPELPGGRGAMGELEGNPAAYDLDGDELPVVEATPVDPQSIARAAAREEISGLVEDSPEEVARLLRGWMAERK
- a CDS encoding transglycosylase SLT domain-containing protein, whose amino-acid sequence is MAVEVSGITAAQARVAQLNSMFGQSNMPAPTTGTAFSTSMDNALEAIKKPANTATALPITGSAEIDAKNRAAATVERPFIYNPSAREAALKSDAKDVFAKAAAAARGETPTTGAVTDTPVNMDGSTKADKLIATAKKYLGIPYKWGGTNPNVGLDCSGLVQLVYKQHGIKLPRVAADQQRIGTKIDSIKDARPGDLVYFGDPAHHVGIYVGNGKMLHAPHTGDVVKISKLHKDLSTIRRVLPNDAWTPPVTTLKAARTETLAAPRSVAGVLAQAPAAYQKLFLAAEDKYGVSADLLAAVAKQESSFNPTVVSHAGARGLMQLMPGTARALGVTDPFDPAQAVDGAARLLRDHLKTFKTVELALAAYNAGPGAVRKYHGIPPYAETQNYVRRITANLKGSRA
- a CDS encoding FliI/YscN family ATPase; this encodes MLRATAPVAHGTVVSAVGLSIDVAGLQLAVGEAVRILGDDGPIMAEVVALHEGYASCMPISDLRGVRAGNPAIATGGALEVPVGPGMLGRVVDALGRPMDGGPPLSDVTLVTTEGSPPPAMDRERIGTPMPLGVRAMDTLIPCGKGQRLGIFAGSGVGKSSLLSMIVRGSSAPVCVLALVGERGREVREFVEGDLGPEGLARSVVVVATSDEPALVRLRAASTATRIAEWFRDQGQDVILCMDSVTRVAMAQREVGLASGEPPATRGYPPSVFGIMPKLLERAGMAATGSITGLYTVLVDGDDLNDPIADNVRSILDGHIVLSRKLATQGHFPAIDVLESISRANKALTTREQREAATTVRKLMAAQRDAKDLIDIGAYVKGTNPLVDKALELAPEISSFLVQDMEDLTPYDQSWAQLSAIAAK
- the fliG gene encoding flagellar motor switch protein FliG gives rise to the protein MSTAQLSGLRKAAILLVQLGKEHSAEILKQLREPEVEALTAEIARLENVDVDTLDGVLEEFQQLAKARKYYVQGGVSFAEEVLVATMGQDKANEVMQRLSASMVEMPFEFLRRVEPKVLLTYLADEHPQTIALVIAYLPADQAAIVLSGLLPETQAEVAHRLAIMDRTSPEIVKQVESHLERRLSTVVQAADSTTVGGLKPLVDIINQSDRTTERMILDGLEKRDLDLAEEVRAHMFMFEDITGLDDRAIQVVLRKVESKDLAVALKGVREDVREKITRNMSERAALSLADEISILGPVRLKQVEEAQAVVIRQIRMLEEAGEIVVARGGGDEFVA